In the Streptomyces fradiae ATCC 10745 = DSM 40063 genome, CCCCCGACGGGACCCCGCAGGCCGAGCTGTGGATGGGCGCCCACCCCGTCGCCCCTTCCCTGGTGGAACGGGCGGGGGGCCTGCGGCCCCTCGACGAGGTCATCGCCGCCGACCCGGCCGGCGAGCTGGGCGACGCGCTCCTGCGGCGCTTCGGCCCGCGCCTGCCGTTCCTCGTCAAGCTGCTGGCGGCCGACGCCCCGCTGTCGCTCCAGGTGCACCCCGACGCCGCGCAGGCGGCGGCCGGGTACGCGCGGGAGGACGCCGAGGGCGTCCCGCTCGACGCGCCGCACCGCAACTACCGGGACGCGCAGCACAAGCCGGAGATGGTCGTCGCGCTCGGCCCGTTCGAGGGCCTGTGCGGCTTCCGCCCGCCGCGGCAGTGCGCCGACCTGCTGGACGCCCTCGGAGTGGCGGAGCTGGCCGGTTTCTCGGCCGGGCTGCGCGCCGGCCCCGGAGAGCGGGCGCTGCGGGAGGCGTTCTCGGCGTTCCTGGCGCCGCCGCCGGGCCTGGTGGCCGCCGTCGCCGGCGCGCTGGCGACGGCGGCCGGGCGGCCCGGCCCCTGGCGGGAGGCGTGCGCGGCGTACGACCGGGTCGCCCGCGCCCGTCCGGGCGACCCGGGGGTGCTCGCCGCGCTGATGCTGCGGTATGTGCGGCTGGCGCCCGGTGAGGCCCTGTTCCTCGGCGCCGGGGTGCCGCACGCGTATCTGCGCGGCCTCGGCCTGGAGGTCATGGCGGCCTCCGACAACGTGCTGCGCTGCGGACTGACGGGGAAGCACGTGGACGTGCCCGAGCTGCTGCGTGTGGTCCGGTTCGCGGCCGGCGAGCCCGAGGAGCCGCGTCCGGTGCGGGGCGGGGACGGTGAGCAGGTGTACCCGGTGCCGGTCGACGACTTCCGGCTGTCCCGCCTGGTGCTCGACGGGCGGAGCGGCGCCCGTGCGCTGCGCGGGGACGCCCCGCAGATCTTCGTCTGCACGGAGGGCCGGGTCGACGTGGCCGGGGTGGCGGAGCAGGCGGCGCTCACACCGGGCCGGTCGGTGTACGCGCCCGCCGGAGAGGAGGTGCGGGCATCGGGCCGGGGGACGCTCTTCCGCGTCACCGTCCCCGCCCCGGCCGCCGCCCCCACGCCCGTACCCACACTCCGGCGCAAACTGAACCGCCACTAAACTTAACCGGTTTGGTCCATACGGTTGTCCGGCCGCATCTCTGCTTCTAATCTCTGTCCAAGCCGCCGGCCCGAGGCGCCGCCGCCACTCGCGCGATTTCCCGCCACACCGCCGAATCCTCCGGAGGACCACCGGAAAGCCGGGAAAGCCGGGGAAAGCCGGGGAAAGCGAACGGGAAGGTAGGGGAAAAGGCGGCGCGCCTCCCGGCACGCGTGAGCACGCGTGAGCACGCGTACGCACACGCACGTCCCGCCACCCGGCGCGAGCCGCGCACGCACAGCCGGGCGGCCGGCGGGATGACCCTCCCGGCTCCCGCACTCCCGTTCCGGCCTCCACGGCCCGCCGGGGGTGCGCGGGGTCCGGCCGCGAGGCGGGGCCCCGAGCCGGCCGAGGCGCACGGTCCGTACCGAACAGCGTTCCGGCGCGGGTGGAAAGCGCACCACACCCCCACCCGCGCCGGCCACCACCCTGGGAGCATCGATGAGAAGAAGACTGGCCACCGCGGCGGGAGCGCTGCTGGCCATGGCGGCCTCACTGCTGGCCGCCCCGCCCGCCGCCCAGGCGGACACGCCGACGGCGCCGCGGGCCGCGGCTGGGTTCCACGTGCGGGACGGCCGCCTGCTGGACGCGAACGGCGAGGACTTCGTCCTGCGCGGGGTGAACCACGCCCACGCCTGGTATCCCGCGAGGACGCCGAAGGCCCTCAAGGACATCAAGGCGCTCGGCGCCAACTCGGTGCGGGTCGTCCTGGCGACGGGGGACCGCTGGACGAAGACCGGGACGGCTGACGTCGCCTCGATCGTCGCCCAGTGCCGGCAGAACCGGCTGGTGTGCGTCCTGGAGGCGCACGACACGACCGGCTACGGCGAGCAGGCCGGGGCGGTGCCGCTGTCGCGCGCCGTGGACTACTGGGTGAGTGTCGCGGACGCCCTGCGGGGTCAGGAGAAGTACGTCGTCGTCAACCTGGGCAACGAGCCGCACGGCAATTCCGGTTACGAGGCCTGGACGGCGGACACGCGGAACGCCGTCGCGCGCATGCGGGCGTCCGGGTTCGGCCACACCCTGATGGTCGACGCGCCCAACTGGGGCCAGGACTGGTCGCACACCATGCGGGACAACGCCGCGCAGGTCTTCGCCGCCGATCCGGACCGCAACACCGTGTTCTCCATCCACATGTACGGGGTCTACGACACGGCGGCGGAGGTGAACGACTACCTGAACCGGTTCATATCCCAGCGGCTGCCCATCGTGGTGGGCGAGTTCGGCGACGCCCACTCGGACGGCGACCCGGACGAGAACGCCATCATGGCGGCCGCCCGGCAGCTCGGCGTGGGCTACCTCGGATGGTCCTGGAGCGGCAACGGCGGCGGCGTCGAGTACCTCGACATGGCCACCGGCTTCGACGCCTCCCGGCTCACCGGCTGGGGCAACCGCGTCTTCCACGGCCCCGACGGCATCCGGGAGACCGCGCGTGAGGCGAGCGTCTTCGGTTCCGGCCCGGGCGAGAACCCCGCCGGGGGCTGCGCGGTCGACTACCGCGTCAGCGACTGGGGCGACTGGTTCAACACGGACGTGACCGTACGCAACACCGGCACCGCGGCCGTCGAGGGGTGGCGGCTCGAGTTCGCCTTCACCGGCGAGCAGCGCGTCCACTCCGTCTGGAACGCCCGGGCGACCCAGGAAGGCCGCCAGGTCCGCGCCGTCAACGAGTCGTGGAACGCCACCATCCCGGCCGGCGGCACGGTGAGCTTCGGCTTCAACGGCTCCTCGGCCGGCGCCAACGGCGTGCCGTCGTCCTTCAGCCTCAACGGCGCCGCCTGCGCCGGGAGCTGACACCGCGCGGCGCACCGGCTCCGGAGCACGGGGCACACCCTGCGCGGCACCGCCCCGTCCCCGGCGGGCGGGGCGGTTCCGCGCCCGAGCGCACACCGCAGGGCCGCGTCCCGCCATGGGGCGCGGCCCTGCGCTCGCCGGTCGCTACGCGCCGGCCCCCGGCGCCCTCGCGGTGGAACCGCGGGGGGTGAGCGTGGGCGTCGGCGCCTGGTGGGCACCGCTGTGGGTACCGTTGATCACGTCGAACAGGACGCGTGCCACCTCCGCGCCGAAGTGGTGCACGTCATGGCTCATCGCCGACAGCGTCGGGTGGGTGATGCGGCAGAGCTGGGAGTCGTCCCAGGCGATCAGCGACAGGTCGTCGGGGACGGTGAACCCCATCTCGGCGGCGACCCCCGCGCCCGCCACCGCCATGATGTCGTTGTCGTACACGATGGCGGTGGGGCGGTCGGCCGCGAGCAGCAGGGACCGGGTGGCGCGGGCGCCCTCCTTCTCGTCGAAGCCCGTGGCGACCTGCCGGGCCTCCTCCAGACCGAGCTCGCGGGTCGTCGACGCGAAGGCGCGGGCCCGGATGACGCTGTGGCCGAGGTCGGCCGGGCCGCCCACGCGGGCGATCCTGCGGTGGCCGAGGGCGGCGAGGTAGCGGACGGCCTCGGCGACGGCGGAGGCGTCGTCGGTCCACACCGCCGGGAACGGGCCCGTGAGGGAGGGGTGCCCGACGGCGACGGCGGGCAGCCCGATGCCGTGCAGCGACGGCAGCCGGGGGTCGTCCTCGCGGAAGTCCACCAGGATCGCCCCGGCGATCATCCGGCCGCCCCACCACTCCTTGTAGAGGGCGATCTCCTCGTCCAGGTCGCGGACGAGGCGCAGCAGCAGCGAGCAGGACCGCTCCGCGAGGACGCTCTCGATGCCGGAGATGAAGTCCATGTAGAACGGTTCGAGGCCGAGCAGCCGGGCGGGGCGGCACAGGGCGAGGCCGACGATGTCGACCCGCTGGTTGGAGAGGCTGCGCGCGGTCGCGCTGGGCGACCACCCCAGCTCGCGGGCCGCCTCGAAGATCCTTTCGCGGGTGGCCGCGGAGACGCCGGGCTTGTGGTTGAACGCCAGCGACACCGCCCCCTTCGACACCCCCGCCCGAGCGGCGACGTCCTTGATCGTGACCCGGTCGGGCGCGCCGCTCATGTGGGGTCCACGCAGTACAGGGCGGCCTCGACGGCCCGCTCGTCGACGGGTCCGCAGCCGGTGACCCGGATGCGGGTCCGCTCGCCGGGCAGCAGGGTCCGCAGGCCGCTGTCGCAGACGGCGGCGGGGTCCAGCCGGTCGGCCTGGAGCAGGAGGTCTCGGACGAGGGTACGGGCAGTCACCACGACGTCGACTCTATCCCCCTGTCCGGGCACGGGCTCCACGTCGATGTCGTAGGCGGGCTTCGGGTAGGCGAAGTCCTTGTCGGCGACGGGGAAGTGCAGGGCGCGCAGTCCGTCGGCGTCGGCGACGAGGAACTCCCTCGCGGAGCGCGCCTCCGGCACGAGGTCCGGGGGCACCGGCAGCCGCACGACGGAGCGGGGCGCGGCGGCCACGTCGAGGACGGTCTCGTGGAGGACGGTCCCGTCCGCCTCGCAGCGGCGCAGTGTCACCGCGGTACGCCAGGGCTCGGCGGACTGGTTGACGGCGGCGAGCACCGGGCCGGGGCGGTCCTCCCCCGTACCCGGACCCGGGGCGCCGGCCTCCCCCGTACCCGGACCCCCCGAGCCGACCGCCCCGGCGTCCGGTACCCCGGCGCCGTCGGGCTGGAGGGTGAGGAGCCGGTCCGCGTACACCCGGCGCAGCTCGTGGTAGAGGGGCTTGACGCGGCCCTCGCTGTCGATGGCGGACCACGAGGAGACGGGCCAGCAGTCGTTGAGCTGCCAGACGATGGTGCCGGCGCAGACGGGCCAGTGCGAGCGCCAGTGCTCGATGCCCGCGGCGACCGCCCGCGCCTGCACGAGCTGGGTCAGGTAGTGCCAGCGGTCGAAGTCGCCGCCGGGCGGCGGGAAGTGGCGGGCGACGCCCCGGTCCAGTTTCCCGTTGCCGTCCTCGGCCTTCTGGTGGTGGAGCATGCCCGGCGAGTCGGGCGCCGGCTCCTCGCCGGGCAGGGCGTGGCGGAGGGTGGCCTGCGCGGGCGGCGCCTGCCAGCCGAACTCGGCGACGAAGCGGGGCACGCTCGTCCGGTAGTCGGCGTAGTCGCGGCGGTTCCACACCTCCCAGGAATGGTGGGTGCCGTGCGCCGGGTCGTTCGGGTGGTGGTCCCAGGAGCCGGACCAGGGGCTGCCGGCGGTGTACGGGCGGGTCGGGTCGAGTTCGGCGACGACGCGGGGCAGCAGTCCGAGGTAGTAGCCCTCGCCCCAGGAGTTTCCGGCGAGCGGCTTCTCCCATCCCCAGTCGCGAAAGCCCCACAGGTTCTCGTTGTTGCCGTTCCACAGGACGAGGGAGGGGTGCGGCATCAGCCGGACAACGTTGTCGCGGGCCTCGGCCTCGACCTCGCCGCGCAGCGGCTGCTCCTCGGGATAGGCGGCGCAGGCGAAGAGGAAGTCCTGCCAGACGAGCAGCCCCAGTTCGTCGCAGGCGTCGTAGAAGGCGTCGTCCTCGTAGATGCCGCCGCCCCACACCCGCACCAGGTCGACGTTGGCCTCGGCGGCCTGGGTGAGCCGGGTCCGGTACCGCTCCGGGGTGATCCGGGACGGGAAGGCGTCGTCGGGGATCCAGTTGACGCCGCGGGCGAAGATCCGCACCCCGTTGACGACGAGGGTGAAGCCGGTGCCGTGCTCGTCCGCCGACCGGTCCAGTTCCACCGTGCGGAAGCCGATCCGGCGGTGCCAGGTGTCCAGCGTGCCGCCCTCGTCGTCGGTGAGCGTGAGGCGCAGGTCGTACAGGGGCTGCTCGCCGTGGCCGCGGGGCCACCACAGACGCGGTTCGGGCACCTCCAGGCGCAGCACCGCCTCGTCGCCGGTGAGGACGGCCTCGGCGCGGGCGCCGGCCACCCGCGCCTCGGCGCGCAGGGTGCGGCCCCGGCCCCGTGCGGAGCGCTCGACCTCCAGCCGCACCTCGACCAGGCCGGTGCCCCGGTCCACGGTGACCAGGGGGCGCACGCGGTCGATACGGGCGGTGGACCAGTGCTCCAGGCGGACCGGCCGCCAGATGCCGGCGGTCACCAGCGTGGGGCCCCAGTCCCAGCCGAAGGCGCAGGCCATCTTGCGGATGTACTGGGACGGCTCCGGATAGACGTTGGGACGCTCGCCGGTGAGCGCGCGTACGGCCCCGGCCTCGTCGTACGCCGAGGCGAAGCGGACCTCCAGCCGCCCGGTGCGCCCGGTGACGTCGAAGCGGTACCGGCGGTGCATGTTGCGGGTGGTGCCGACCGCCTCGCCTCCCAGGGTGATGGCGGCGGCGGTGTCCAGGCCGTCGAAGACGAGGTCGGTGCGCTCGTGCGCGCTCTCGTACGCCAGGTCGCGGGCGTAGGTCCAGGCCCGGCGGCCCACCCAGGCCACCTCGGTCTCGTTGAGGCCGAGGAAGGGGTCGGGGATGACGCCTGCGGCCAGCAGGTCGGTGTGGACGCAGCCGGGCACCGCCGCCTCCAGCACCTCCTCTCCGTGGCGCAGGCTCCAGCCCTCGCCGAGCGGGGTGGTGTCCTTCATGGTGCGGCTCCAATCGCCTGACTCAGGCCGGGGGTGCGGGTGACGGCCGCCAACCTAACCCGTCGATCAACGTGTGTTCATAAACCGGTAAAGCTCTACTCGTGGACCGATCCACCCCGGTTCTACGCACGTGGCGTGCGCTACCACGACCGGTCCGGTAACGATTGGGCATCGTGCTGGAAACCGGAGCTTTACCGGTTCACCACCGACTGACATAGTGCCGACATCCCACCCGCGGAGCTGAGCCGCACATCTGAAGGAGCTGGGCGCATGGGGAAGAAGAAGGCGTTCACGGGGGCGCTGCTGGCCGCCGCGATCCTGACCGCCGCGGGGTGCGGCGGCCAGGGCGCGCCCTCCGGCGAGACCGCGAAGGCACCCGCCGACCCCGCCGAGGCGTCGGGCACCATCAAGGTCCTGACCCATCGCACGGACCTCGTCCAGAACGGCACGATGGCGAAGTACGCCGCCGAGTTCAACAGGACCCACCCCAAGGTGAAGGTGGAGTTCGAGGCCCTCACCGACTACGAGGGCGAGGTGAGGATCCGGATGAACACCGAGGACTACGGCGACGTCCTGATGATCCCGGCCGCCGTGGCCAAGAACGACTATCCGAGGTTCTTCGCCCCGCTCGGCACCACCGGGGAGCTGGGCGCCAGATACCGCTTCGGCGACAAGACCTCCGTCGACGGCAAGGTGTACGGCATCGCCATCTTCGGCACGGCCAACGGCTTCGTCTACAACAAGGCGGTCTGGCGGAAGGCAGGCGTCACCGAGTGGCCCACCACCCCCGAGGAGTTCCTGGGCGCCCTGAAGGCGGTCAAGGCGAAGACGGACGCGGTCCCGTACTACACCAACTTCAAGGACGCCTGGCCGCTGACCGCGTGGAGCAACGACATCGGCTCGGTCACCTGCGACGCCACCGCCACCGACAAGCTCGCCGGGCCCGTCTCGCCGTGGCGCGAGGGCGGCGAACTGCACACCATCGACTCGCTGCTGTACCGGATCGTCGACGGCGGCCTGGCCGAGAAGGACCCGAGCACCACCAACTGGGAGGCGTCCAAGGGCATGCTCGCCCAGGGCAGGGTGGCCACCATGCACCTGGGATCCTGGGCCATCACGCAGATGCGGGACGCGGCCCGCAGGAGCGGCGCGGACCCCGACGACATCGGCTTCATGCCCTTCCCCGCACAGCGCGACGGGAAGTTCTGCGCCATGCTCGCCACCGACTACCAGCAGGCCGTCAACGTCCACTCGGGGCAGAAGGCCGCGGCGCGGGCCTGGATCGACTGGTTCACCGAGAAGTCGGGGTTCTCGGCGAAGGAGGGCGCGGTGCCGGCGCTGCGGTCCGCCCCCATGCCCGGCGAGCTCGAGGACTTCGTTGACAACGATGTCACCTTCCTGGAGCGCTCCGAGGCCAGGACCGGCGAGGTGAACACCGTCGACAACGCCGCCGAGATCGGCCTGAACAAGCCCGACTACCGGCAGAAGCTCGTCGACACGGCCCGCGGCGCGCAGGAGGGCGGCCTGGAGGAGTTCCTCGCCGACCTCGACAAGCGGTGGAACGAGGCGGCGAAGGCCGCCGGCTCCTGACACCCGGCCGGGCCCCGGCCAGCCCCTCCTGACGCCCGGCCGGCCCCGCCCAGCCCCTCCCGGCGCGGTGCCGACCCCGCCCAGCCGGCTCCCCGCACCGCCCAGCCGTCACCGGCCCCGCCCCGTCCGTCCCGGACCGGCGGGCGGGGCCGACCGCCTCACCGCCTCACCGCCTCACCGCCCGACCGCCCCACCGCCCGCCGCGTACCAGCGGACGACGAAAGGC is a window encoding:
- a CDS encoding LacI family DNA-binding transcriptional regulator codes for the protein MSGAPDRVTIKDVAARAGVSKGAVSLAFNHKPGVSAATRERIFEAARELGWSPSATARSLSNQRVDIVGLALCRPARLLGLEPFYMDFISGIESVLAERSCSLLLRLVRDLDEEIALYKEWWGGRMIAGAILVDFREDDPRLPSLHGIGLPAVAVGHPSLTGPFPAVWTDDASAVAEAVRYLAALGHRRIARVGGPADLGHSVIRARAFASTTRELGLEEARQVATGFDEKEGARATRSLLLAADRPTAIVYDNDIMAVAGAGVAAEMGFTVPDDLSLIAWDDSQLCRITHPTLSAMSHDVHHFGAEVARVLFDVINGTHSGAHQAPTPTLTPRGSTARAPGAGA
- a CDS encoding ABC transporter substrate-binding protein, with the protein product MGKKKAFTGALLAAAILTAAGCGGQGAPSGETAKAPADPAEASGTIKVLTHRTDLVQNGTMAKYAAEFNRTHPKVKVEFEALTDYEGEVRIRMNTEDYGDVLMIPAAVAKNDYPRFFAPLGTTGELGARYRFGDKTSVDGKVYGIAIFGTANGFVYNKAVWRKAGVTEWPTTPEEFLGALKAVKAKTDAVPYYTNFKDAWPLTAWSNDIGSVTCDATATDKLAGPVSPWREGGELHTIDSLLYRIVDGGLAEKDPSTTNWEASKGMLAQGRVATMHLGSWAITQMRDAARRSGADPDDIGFMPFPAQRDGKFCAMLATDYQQAVNVHSGQKAAARAWIDWFTEKSGFSAKEGAVPALRSAPMPGELEDFVDNDVTFLERSEARTGEVNTVDNAAEIGLNKPDYRQKLVDTARGAQEGGLEEFLADLDKRWNEAAKAAGS
- the manA gene encoding mannose-6-phosphate isomerase, class I, yielding MDRLHTSVRRYAWGSTTALPDLTGEAPDGTPQAELWMGAHPVAPSLVERAGGLRPLDEVIAADPAGELGDALLRRFGPRLPFLVKLLAADAPLSLQVHPDAAQAAAGYAREDAEGVPLDAPHRNYRDAQHKPEMVVALGPFEGLCGFRPPRQCADLLDALGVAELAGFSAGLRAGPGERALREAFSAFLAPPPGLVAAVAGALATAAGRPGPWREACAAYDRVARARPGDPGVLAALMLRYVRLAPGEALFLGAGVPHAYLRGLGLEVMAASDNVLRCGLTGKHVDVPELLRVVRFAAGEPEEPRPVRGGDGEQVYPVPVDDFRLSRLVLDGRSGARALRGDAPQIFVCTEGRVDVAGVAEQAALTPGRSVYAPAGEEVRASGRGTLFRVTVPAPAAAPTPVPTLRRKLNRH
- a CDS encoding glycoside hydrolase family 2 protein, whose product is MKDTTPLGEGWSLRHGEEVLEAAVPGCVHTDLLAAGVIPDPFLGLNETEVAWVGRRAWTYARDLAYESAHERTDLVFDGLDTAAAITLGGEAVGTTRNMHRRYRFDVTGRTGRLEVRFASAYDEAGAVRALTGERPNVYPEPSQYIRKMACAFGWDWGPTLVTAGIWRPVRLEHWSTARIDRVRPLVTVDRGTGLVEVRLEVERSARGRGRTLRAEARVAGARAEAVLTGDEAVLRLEVPEPRLWWPRGHGEQPLYDLRLTLTDDEGGTLDTWHRRIGFRTVELDRSADEHGTGFTLVVNGVRIFARGVNWIPDDAFPSRITPERYRTRLTQAAEANVDLVRVWGGGIYEDDAFYDACDELGLLVWQDFLFACAAYPEEQPLRGEVEAEARDNVVRLMPHPSLVLWNGNNENLWGFRDWGWEKPLAGNSWGEGYYLGLLPRVVAELDPTRPYTAGSPWSGSWDHHPNDPAHGTHHSWEVWNRRDYADYRTSVPRFVAEFGWQAPPAQATLRHALPGEEPAPDSPGMLHHQKAEDGNGKLDRGVARHFPPPGGDFDRWHYLTQLVQARAVAAGIEHWRSHWPVCAGTIVWQLNDCWPVSSWSAIDSEGRVKPLYHELRRVYADRLLTLQPDGAGVPDAGAVGSGGPGTGEAGAPGPGTGEDRPGPVLAAVNQSAEPWRTAVTLRRCEADGTVLHETVLDVAAAPRSVVRLPVPPDLVPEARSAREFLVADADGLRALHFPVADKDFAYPKPAYDIDVEPVPGQGDRVDVVVTARTLVRDLLLQADRLDPAAVCDSGLRTLLPGERTRIRVTGCGPVDERAVEAALYCVDPT
- a CDS encoding cellulase family glycosylhydrolase, which gives rise to MRRRLATAAGALLAMAASLLAAPPAAQADTPTAPRAAAGFHVRDGRLLDANGEDFVLRGVNHAHAWYPARTPKALKDIKALGANSVRVVLATGDRWTKTGTADVASIVAQCRQNRLVCVLEAHDTTGYGEQAGAVPLSRAVDYWVSVADALRGQEKYVVVNLGNEPHGNSGYEAWTADTRNAVARMRASGFGHTLMVDAPNWGQDWSHTMRDNAAQVFAADPDRNTVFSIHMYGVYDTAAEVNDYLNRFISQRLPIVVGEFGDAHSDGDPDENAIMAAARQLGVGYLGWSWSGNGGGVEYLDMATGFDASRLTGWGNRVFHGPDGIRETAREASVFGSGPGENPAGGCAVDYRVSDWGDWFNTDVTVRNTGTAAVEGWRLEFAFTGEQRVHSVWNARATQEGRQVRAVNESWNATIPAGGTVSFGFNGSSAGANGVPSSFSLNGAACAGS